The following proteins are encoded in a genomic region of Alosa alosa isolate M-15738 ecotype Scorff River chromosome 10, AALO_Geno_1.1, whole genome shotgun sequence:
- the emp3a gene encoding epithelial membrane protein 3 isoform X1, which yields MMALLLLFVIVLHLVTLAMLFIAIMEKSWWAWGEIETSDLWHNCMFDNATQTWLCSSRTETDWLQAVQALMILGVVFSSISFLVFLGQLFTMSKGGLFYLTGLCQIVAGMSVFAAALIYTFQHQDILQDARELTLGKFGFCFIMAWACVPLLMLSGVLYVHLRKRA from the exons AT GATGGCTCTCCTGTTGCTGTTTGTGATTGTGCTACACCTGGTCACCTTGGCCATGCTGTTCATCGCCATCATGGAGAAG TCTTGGTGGGCgtggggagagatagagacatcAGACCTGTGGCACAACTGCATGTTTGACAATGCCACCCAAACATGGCTCTGCTCCTCGCGCACTGAGACTG aCTGGCTTCAAGCAGTCCAGGCTCTGATGATCCTCGGTGTGGTCTTCTCGTCCATCTCGTTCCTGGTGTTCCTGGGTCAGCTCTTCACTATGTCCAAAGGAGGCCTTTTCTACCTGACGGGCCTCTGCCAGATTGTAGCAG gtatgtcgGTGTTCGCTGCAGCTCTTATCTACACGTTTCAGCATCAGGACATCCTCCAGGACGCCCGCGAACTCACACTAGGCAAATTCGGCTTCTGTTTCATTATGGCCTGGGCGTGTGTACCCCTGCTGATGTTGAGTGGGGTGCTGTATGTCCATCTGAGGAAACGGGCTTGA
- the emp3a gene encoding epithelial membrane protein 3 isoform X2 — protein sequence MALLLLFVIVLHLVTLAMLFIAIMEKSWWAWGEIETSDLWHNCMFDNATQTWLCSSRTETDWLQAVQALMILGVVFSSISFLVFLGQLFTMSKGGLFYLTGLCQIVAGMSVFAAALIYTFQHQDILQDARELTLGKFGFCFIMAWACVPLLMLSGVLYVHLRKRA from the exons ATGGCTCTCCTGTTGCTGTTTGTGATTGTGCTACACCTGGTCACCTTGGCCATGCTGTTCATCGCCATCATGGAGAAG TCTTGGTGGGCgtggggagagatagagacatcAGACCTGTGGCACAACTGCATGTTTGACAATGCCACCCAAACATGGCTCTGCTCCTCGCGCACTGAGACTG aCTGGCTTCAAGCAGTCCAGGCTCTGATGATCCTCGGTGTGGTCTTCTCGTCCATCTCGTTCCTGGTGTTCCTGGGTCAGCTCTTCACTATGTCCAAAGGAGGCCTTTTCTACCTGACGGGCCTCTGCCAGATTGTAGCAG gtatgtcgGTGTTCGCTGCAGCTCTTATCTACACGTTTCAGCATCAGGACATCCTCCAGGACGCCCGCGAACTCACACTAGGCAAATTCGGCTTCTGTTTCATTATGGCCTGGGCGTGTGTACCCCTGCTGATGTTGAGTGGGGTGCTGTATGTCCATCTGAGGAAACGGGCTTGA
- the fam83e gene encoding protein FAM83E isoform X1, with amino-acid sequence MANSRELNLGEDVVFEPVTEACPHFLHSEGERSAVECLLSNGPGAFYMQLNAERLGPFLSPEEVNQLSGWAQDYHSSQVVVEEEVEAAAYCNQGDGEGQSMKNYSACYFPTHSDTPAPPLELGWPEKGCWDCMGQASVYTSPPVEDAPPVREVVRKLLQGAKKLIAIVTDRLSDSAVIGDLHSVASLGIPVYIILNQRSVQENFTPHRLRHPNMRVRVLGGKTFCSREGKMVVGELKENFILVDLEKVMVGSYSLTWSDAHLHRQLVMVMSGPVVESFDREFRILFANSLPIPDTWKGGRPVVGLMDEGLVAMNRPERLDLKSNKPFLVENNLSPPPSYTDNPIDWEALGVIQRCPDSMGLLSSPPPGFIEGPVQYSGPIFEEPLVIEEKPIPQQTGINLASEKDRLYNHISFRPLRRLSCIDKLNEQKNMRSPRGEPTPLSPSSRKELAVRRGSNPDEAKIEQNQAKPKPTKAKRPLILRVPQVENFSSLSDIMKRLQGRQNISTPKRGPKSTVSDISRSMMDLSTGYADTNHHPQASCYDGLPQTPAQALMNERTDDKNNIQRPPKSFLSPMRPRSSTFGFQKEWRSPTRQRSDEEK; translated from the exons ATGGCAAACTCGCGAGAGCTGAACCTGGGTGAGGACGTGGTGTTCGAGCCGGTGACCGAGGCCTGCCCGCACTTCCTGCATAGTGAGGGGGAGCGCAGTGCCGTGGAGTGCCTACTGAGTAACGGGCCCGGAGCCTTCTACATGCAGCTCAACGCCGAACGCCTCGGCCCCTTCCTCTCGCCCGAGGAGGTCAACCAGCTCAGCGGCTGGGCCCAAGACTACCACAGCAgccaggtggtggtggaggaggaggtggaggcggCCGCTTACTGCAACCAGGGGGACGGAGAGGGCCAGAGCATGAAGAACTACTCGGCATGCTACTTCCCCACGCACTCGGACACCCCGGCCCCTCCTCTGGAGCTGGGCTGGCCGGAGAAGGGATGCTGGGACTGCATGGGCCAAGCCAgtgtgtacaccagcccaccagTGGAGGATGCACCACCTGTGCGAGAGGTGGTGCGGAAACTACTGCAAGGGGCCAAAAAG CTCATCGCCATAGTGACAGACAGACTCTCAGACAGCGCTGTGATTGGCGACCTTCATTCAGTTGCTTCGCTTGGCATCCCTGTCTACATCATCCTCAACCAGAGGTCTGTCCAGGAGAACTTCACCCCTCACAGGCTACGACATCCC AACATGAGGGTGCGTGTCTTGGGAGGCAAGACCTTCTGCTCTAGAGAAGGGAAGATGGTTGTTGGGGAACTGAAAGAGAATTTTATCCTGGTTGACCTGGAGAAGGTAATGGTGGGGAGTTACAG CCTCACGTGGTCAGACGCCCACCTACACCGACAGCTGGTGATGGTCATGAGCGGCCCCGTGGTGGAATCCTTTGACCGGGAGTTTCGTATCCTCTTTGCCAACTCGCTCCCAATCCCTGACACCTGGAAGGGAGGGCGGCCTGTAGTGGGGCTCATGGACGAGGGTCTGGTCGCCATGAACCGTCCCGAAAGGCTGGACCTGAAGTCTAACAAGCCTTTTCTGGTGGAGAACAACCTTAGCCCTCCGCCGTCCTACACTGACAATCCCATCGACTGGGAGGCCTTGGGGGTGATTCAGAGGTGCCCTGACTCCATGGGCCTGCTCTCCAGCCCCCCACCTGGCTTCATAGAGGGGCCAGTGCAGTACAGTGGGCCTATATTTGAGGAGCCATTGGTTATTGAGGAGAAGCCAATCCCACAGCA GACAGGCATCAATTTAGCTTCAGAAAAGGATAGGCTGTATAATCACATCAGTTTCAG GCCTCTGAGGAGATTGTCCTGCATAGACAAGCTCAATGAACAGAAGAACATGAGAAGTCCTAGGGGCGAGCCAACACCACTGTCTCCCAGCAGTAGAAAGGAGTTAGCAGTCAGAAGGGGTTCCAACCCTGATGAGGCCAAAATTGAGCAAAACCAAGCCAAGCCTAAACCAACAAAAGCAAAG AGGCCTCTAATCCTGCGAGTACCACAGGTAGAAAACTTCAGCTCGCTCAGTGACATCATGAAGAGACTCCAAGGCCGGCAGAATATCAGCACGCCAAAACGAGGGCCAAAGTCCACCGTGTCTGACATCAGCCGCTCTATGATGGACCTGAGCACTGGTTACGCTGACACAAACCACCATCCACAGGCAAGT TGTTATGACGGATTGCCCCAGACCCCTGCTCAGGCCCTGATGAATGAGCGAACCGATGACAAGAACAACATCCAAAGACCTCCAAAGTCCTTCCTGTCTCCTATGCGGCCTCGCAGCTCCACCTTTGGCTTCCAGAAGGAGTGGAGGTCGCCCACAAGGCAGCGGAGTGATGAGGAGAAGTAA
- the fam83e gene encoding protein FAM83E isoform X2, with translation MANSRELNLGEDVVFEPVTEACPHFLHSEGERSAVECLLSNGPGAFYMQLNAERLGPFLSPEEVNQLSGWAQDYHSSQVVVEEEVEAAAYCNQGDGEGQSMKNYSACYFPTHSDTPAPPLELGWPEKGCWDCMGQASVYTSPPVEDAPPVREVVRKLLQGAKKLIAIVTDRLSDSAVIGDLHSVASLGIPVYIILNQRSVQENFTPHRLRHPNMRVRVLGGKTFCSREGKMVVGELKENFILVDLEKVMVGSYSLTWSDAHLHRQLVMVMSGPVVESFDREFRILFANSLPIPDTWKGGRPVVGLMDEGLVAMNRPERLDLKSNKPFLVENNLSPPPSYTDNPIDWEALGVIQRCPDSMGLLSSPPPGFIEGPVQYSGPIFEEPLVIEEKPIPQQTGINLASEKDRLYNHISFRPLRRLSCIDKLNEQKNMRSPRGEPTPLSPSSRKELAVRRGSNPDEAKIEQNQAKPKPTKAKRPLILRVPQVENFSSLSDIMKRLQGRQNISTPKRGPKSTVSDISRSMMDLSTGYADTNHHPQCYDGLPQTPAQALMNERTDDKNNIQRPPKSFLSPMRPRSSTFGFQKEWRSPTRQRSDEEK, from the exons ATGGCAAACTCGCGAGAGCTGAACCTGGGTGAGGACGTGGTGTTCGAGCCGGTGACCGAGGCCTGCCCGCACTTCCTGCATAGTGAGGGGGAGCGCAGTGCCGTGGAGTGCCTACTGAGTAACGGGCCCGGAGCCTTCTACATGCAGCTCAACGCCGAACGCCTCGGCCCCTTCCTCTCGCCCGAGGAGGTCAACCAGCTCAGCGGCTGGGCCCAAGACTACCACAGCAgccaggtggtggtggaggaggaggtggaggcggCCGCTTACTGCAACCAGGGGGACGGAGAGGGCCAGAGCATGAAGAACTACTCGGCATGCTACTTCCCCACGCACTCGGACACCCCGGCCCCTCCTCTGGAGCTGGGCTGGCCGGAGAAGGGATGCTGGGACTGCATGGGCCAAGCCAgtgtgtacaccagcccaccagTGGAGGATGCACCACCTGTGCGAGAGGTGGTGCGGAAACTACTGCAAGGGGCCAAAAAG CTCATCGCCATAGTGACAGACAGACTCTCAGACAGCGCTGTGATTGGCGACCTTCATTCAGTTGCTTCGCTTGGCATCCCTGTCTACATCATCCTCAACCAGAGGTCTGTCCAGGAGAACTTCACCCCTCACAGGCTACGACATCCC AACATGAGGGTGCGTGTCTTGGGAGGCAAGACCTTCTGCTCTAGAGAAGGGAAGATGGTTGTTGGGGAACTGAAAGAGAATTTTATCCTGGTTGACCTGGAGAAGGTAATGGTGGGGAGTTACAG CCTCACGTGGTCAGACGCCCACCTACACCGACAGCTGGTGATGGTCATGAGCGGCCCCGTGGTGGAATCCTTTGACCGGGAGTTTCGTATCCTCTTTGCCAACTCGCTCCCAATCCCTGACACCTGGAAGGGAGGGCGGCCTGTAGTGGGGCTCATGGACGAGGGTCTGGTCGCCATGAACCGTCCCGAAAGGCTGGACCTGAAGTCTAACAAGCCTTTTCTGGTGGAGAACAACCTTAGCCCTCCGCCGTCCTACACTGACAATCCCATCGACTGGGAGGCCTTGGGGGTGATTCAGAGGTGCCCTGACTCCATGGGCCTGCTCTCCAGCCCCCCACCTGGCTTCATAGAGGGGCCAGTGCAGTACAGTGGGCCTATATTTGAGGAGCCATTGGTTATTGAGGAGAAGCCAATCCCACAGCA GACAGGCATCAATTTAGCTTCAGAAAAGGATAGGCTGTATAATCACATCAGTTTCAG GCCTCTGAGGAGATTGTCCTGCATAGACAAGCTCAATGAACAGAAGAACATGAGAAGTCCTAGGGGCGAGCCAACACCACTGTCTCCCAGCAGTAGAAAGGAGTTAGCAGTCAGAAGGGGTTCCAACCCTGATGAGGCCAAAATTGAGCAAAACCAAGCCAAGCCTAAACCAACAAAAGCAAAG AGGCCTCTAATCCTGCGAGTACCACAGGTAGAAAACTTCAGCTCGCTCAGTGACATCATGAAGAGACTCCAAGGCCGGCAGAATATCAGCACGCCAAAACGAGGGCCAAAGTCCACCGTGTCTGACATCAGCCGCTCTATGATGGACCTGAGCACTGGTTACGCTGACACAAACCACCATCCACAG TGTTATGACGGATTGCCCCAGACCCCTGCTCAGGCCCTGATGAATGAGCGAACCGATGACAAGAACAACATCCAAAGACCTCCAAAGTCCTTCCTGTCTCCTATGCGGCCTCGCAGCTCCACCTTTGGCTTCCAGAAGGAGTGGAGGTCGCCCACAAGGCAGCGGAGTGATGAGGAGAAGTAA